In Cytobacillus sp. IB215665, a genomic segment contains:
- a CDS encoding DNA cytosine methyltransferase codes for MKILKQFLSKNPERVYIHNLALKEAGFEPGERYKYVVDIEQQKVVILPSDNGEGNKICKRKVKDGYKPVIDIRNQKALSIFKGSKYLQITVLENEVIVEGYVESEENENTSIFNKIASKVTGKVSKKTAKVVDINQFLKVKKHAEVVLSKKQLENAVGSNNHHMSFEDIAWDVSASSNKNSESYGFVKKALKNLHIPLQVVSLFSGAGILDFAFKKAGFDILYAVEKSVAAAKTYMENIGKHIHVGSITDLCKNAIAKASVIIGGIPCTSFSKVNMKKRLVDHPDFYLFKEYIDTVKANENCKVFMIENVEEFITSMDGYIIKEIQQELSDYEITYGVLNSADYGTPMIRKRAIIIGSKIGKIDLPQPSITDKEKYSTVAEALEGLTDDIPNQLDFNSHKPLTIERMKHVPQGGNHWDIPEKLRTFKGKFSVFHKRLSMDKPSISLVHPRKSLITHPLLNRVVSVRECSRIFGLPDEFVFFGQDGDSKSKQLDAKQQQIVNGVPVNLGKAVANAIKKAIMQFNIRNKTATFQKLDFSQ; via the coding sequence ATGAAGATTCTTAAACAGTTTTTATCAAAAAATCCTGAAAGAGTTTATATACACAACTTAGCCCTAAAAGAAGCTGGTTTTGAACCGGGAGAGCGTTATAAGTATGTAGTGGATATAGAGCAACAAAAAGTTGTTATTCTTCCTTCTGATAATGGTGAAGGAAACAAAATTTGCAAAAGAAAAGTTAAAGATGGTTACAAGCCTGTTATTGACATTCGCAATCAAAAAGCTCTGTCAATATTCAAAGGTAGTAAATATCTTCAAATTACTGTATTAGAGAACGAAGTAATTGTAGAAGGATATGTTGAATCTGAAGAAAATGAAAATACTTCAATTTTCAATAAAATTGCTTCAAAAGTTACTGGGAAGGTTTCTAAAAAAACAGCTAAAGTTGTTGATATTAATCAATTTTTAAAAGTCAAAAAACATGCTGAAGTGGTGCTCTCTAAAAAGCAATTAGAGAATGCTGTTGGAAGTAATAATCACCATATGTCATTCGAGGATATTGCTTGGGATGTTTCTGCTAGCAGTAATAAAAATTCAGAATCATATGGGTTTGTTAAGAAAGCATTAAAAAATCTGCATATACCACTTCAAGTAGTTTCTCTATTCTCAGGAGCGGGTATTTTAGATTTTGCGTTTAAAAAAGCAGGATTCGATATCCTATACGCGGTTGAAAAGAGTGTTGCTGCTGCTAAAACCTATATGGAGAATATCGGTAAACATATACATGTTGGAAGTATTACTGACCTTTGTAAAAATGCGATTGCTAAAGCCTCAGTAATAATAGGGGGAATACCTTGTACCTCTTTTTCTAAGGTTAATATGAAAAAGAGATTAGTTGATCATCCTGACTTCTACTTGTTTAAAGAATATATCGATACAGTGAAAGCCAATGAAAATTGTAAAGTGTTCATGATTGAAAATGTAGAAGAGTTTATTACTTCTATGGACGGTTATATTATCAAGGAAATTCAACAAGAATTAAGTGATTATGAAATTACTTATGGAGTTCTAAATTCAGCAGATTATGGAACTCCAATGATTAGAAAACGAGCTATAATTATTGGCTCTAAAATCGGAAAAATAGATCTACCTCAACCTTCAATTACTGATAAAGAGAAATACTCTACAGTTGCTGAAGCACTAGAGGGACTGACGGATGATATTCCTAATCAGCTAGACTTTAATAGCCATAAACCCTTGACTATCGAGAGAATGAAGCACGTTCCACAAGGGGGGAACCATTGGGATATTCCTGAAAAACTAAGAACATTTAAAGGGAAATTTTCAGTTTTTCATAAACGTCTATCAATGGATAAGCCATCGATAAGTTTGGTCCATCCAAGGAAAAGCCTTATTACACATCCTCTTTTAAATCGTGTTGTTTCTGTAAGGGAGTGTTCAAGAATTTTCGGATTGCCAGACGAGTTTGTTTTCTTTGGTCAAGATGGGGATTCGAAATCAAAACAATTAGACGCTAAACAACAGCAAATCGTCAACGGAGTGCCAGTTAACTTAGGCAAAGCGGTGGCGAATGCGATTAAAAAAGCTATCATGCAATTTAATATTAGAAATAAAACGGCTACTTTCCAAAAACTTGATTTTTCTCAGTAA
- a CDS encoding DUF6094 domain-containing protein, giving the protein MARLESEGRGGFYPTPPEEMQLILKRLTCDQGDKISLLDPCAGKGAALADWKTHMQSLGAQATNYGIEIEKSRAGIAEKHVDHLLKCGYEETRISHDAFSAIYLNPPFMQIKSERAEVTFLKDLTQDYLQPGGVLIFNIPQYVLRDAAKILASRFNNIRVYRFTDENYDTYKQVIVYAVRRRRGLRSGEERIYQQKIEKELYNRSFLGKDAFPTLDSNDYSEIEYKIPSQQKEVELFQSTIVEIEDIIKSEEQSIFNFKVEQKISDLILTSEQKQIRPALPLKYTHMATAIASGVLPETMGTHLLVGVTKRVTEKKEQLNPKNGKTQEVTTSKPKSIVRVFSDKGIFNLK; this is encoded by the coding sequence ATGGCCCGCTTAGAATCAGAAGGACGTGGAGGTTTTTACCCGACTCCACCTGAAGAAATGCAACTCATATTAAAACGCTTAACCTGTGATCAAGGAGATAAAATATCACTTCTTGATCCGTGTGCAGGTAAAGGAGCTGCATTAGCTGATTGGAAAACACATATGCAAAGTTTAGGAGCTCAGGCTACTAATTACGGTATTGAAATTGAAAAATCACGTGCTGGGATAGCAGAAAAACATGTAGACCACCTATTAAAGTGTGGTTATGAGGAAACTCGTATTAGCCATGATGCATTCTCAGCCATATACTTAAATCCTCCTTTTATGCAGATCAAGTCAGAAAGAGCAGAGGTTACGTTTTTGAAAGATCTCACTCAAGATTATTTGCAACCAGGAGGAGTACTTATCTTCAACATCCCTCAGTACGTATTGAGAGATGCAGCGAAAATATTAGCGTCCCGCTTTAATAACATTCGTGTCTATCGTTTTACAGATGAAAATTACGATACCTATAAACAGGTCATTGTATATGCTGTGAGACGTAGAAGAGGATTGAGAAGCGGAGAGGAACGGATATATCAACAGAAAATAGAAAAAGAGCTGTATAATCGATCTTTTCTAGGGAAAGATGCTTTTCCAACCTTAGATAGCAATGACTACAGTGAGATCGAGTATAAGATTCCCTCTCAACAAAAAGAGGTTGAACTTTTTCAGTCTACGATAGTAGAAATAGAGGACATAATTAAATCTGAAGAACAATCCATCTTTAACTTTAAAGTAGAACAAAAGATATCTGATCTGATACTTACAAGTGAACAGAAACAGATACGTCCAGCTCTTCCGTTGAAATACACTCATATGGCAACAGCAATTGCTAGTGGTGTCTTACCCGAAACAATGGGAACACACTTACTAGTCGGAGTCACAAAACGTGTAACGGAAAAGAAAGAGCAACTGAACCCTAAAAATGGAAAAACACAAGAGGTAACAACCTCTAAACCAAAGTCCATTGTACGAGTATTTTCAGATAAGGGGATTTTTAACCTTAAGTAA